The stretch of DNA GGTCTCGCTGATCGGTTGCATCCTGCCGCGCACGAGGGTCTACGCGCAGGCGCTCAGGGCCCGCCCGCCGAAGGCGCCCCGCAACTTCGCCCGCATGCCGGCCTCGGAGCGCTTCGAGACCGACCGGTCCGTCACCGAGGTGCTGGAGGCCGGTCGTCGTGCTCTCGGGCGCGCGCGCATCGACGTCCTCCAGGAGGGCGACACCGGCGAGCTGCGCGCCGAGAAGGGCTACCTGCGCGAGTTCGGCAACTTGGTCTTCCACGTGTGTGTCCTCGTGGCGCTCGTGGGCGTGGCCGCCGCCGCGCTGTGGGGCTACCGCGGCAACGTGATCGTGGTCGAGGGCAATGGCTTCAGCAACACCCTGTCGCAGTACGACGAGTTCTCCTCCGGCGCGATGTTCGACGCCCAGTCCGGTCTCGAGCCGTGGTCGCTGCAGCTCGAGGACCTCCTCGCCCGTTTCTACGTCGAGGGCAACCAGCGCGGCGCCCCCAAGCTGTTCCGCGCCACGGGCACCTACAACGAGGCGGGGAAGGACGACGATGACTTCAAGATCGAGGTCAACCACCCGCTCTCGGTGGGCAGCGAGGACGTCTTCCTCGTGGGCCAGGGCTACGCGCCCGTCATCCGGGTCACCGACGCCTCCGGCAAGGTGGCGTTCGACGGCCCCGTGCCGTTCCTGCCCGCCGACTCCACGTACACCTCCACCGGTGTCGTGAAGGTGCCCGACGCCGACGGCGAACAACTGGGCTTCCAGGGCTTCTTCCTGCCCACCGCGTTCTCCTCGAGCCCCGACAAGCCGTCGGTCTCGGTGTTCCCCGGCGCGCTGAACCCGCGGATCGGCATGAACCTGTGGACCGGCGACCTCGGCCTGGACGAGGGCGTCTCGCAGTCGGTCTACTCGCTCGACACCAGCAAGATGACCCAGGTCAAGGACGGCGACGGAAACTTCCGCGTCGACATCGGCCCGGGCGAGAGCCAGGAGCTGCCCGGCGGCGGCACGATCGAGTTCGTCGAGCTCAAGCAGTTCGCGAGGTTCCAGATCGGGCACACGCCGGTCCCGTGGCTCCCGTTGCTCGGCGTCGGCCTCGGCATCCTGGGCCTCACCGCCTCCCTGCTCGTCCGGCCCCGGCGCACCTGGATCCGGGCCCGCGCCGAGGGATCACGTACCGTGGTGGAGGTGGCGGCGCTCGACCGCGTTCCCCGTGACGACCTGCCCGCAGAACTCGACGACCTGATGTCCCGGCTCCACGCTGAGCTGGGCGAGCAGGAGAAGGAAAAGGCATGACACTCGACCAGTGGGCCCAGCTCTCCAACTACCTCACCGGCTCGGCCTTCGCCGTGCTGTGTGTCGCGTTCTTCTGCCACGTCGCCGAGTGGCTCACGGCTCGCGCCAAGGCTCCCGTCGCCGTGGCGGCCGGGAGCGGCGACGTCCTCCCCGAGGACACCGATGAGGCCGAGACCGACACGCCCGACCGCCTCGTCGGCGTCGCCGTGTCGCTCACCGTGCTCGGCACGCTGCTGCTGATCGGCGCTGCGGTCACCCGCGGCCTGGCCACGCAGCGCGCGCCCTACGGCAACATGTACGAGTTCGGCGTGACTGGCACGGCGATCGCACTGTCGGTCTACCTCGTCATGGTGTGGCGCTCGAAGATCCAGTGGATGGGCGGCGTCGTGCTGGCCGTCTGCCTGTTCATCCTCGCGATGTCCATCTCCACCTACACGCCGGCCGGACCTCTCGTGCCCGCGCTGAACACGTTCTGGAAGTACATCCACGTCACCTCCATCATGACCGCCGCCGCGCTGTTCATGGTCGGTGCCGCGGCCAGCGTGCTGTACCTCGTCAAGGCTCGAGCCGAGGAGCGCGGCAGCGTCGGCCCGGTCCTGGAGCGGTTCCCCGCCGCCGCGCGCATCGACCAGGTGGCGTTCCGCATGAACGCGGTCGGCTTCCCGCTGTGGACCTTCGGCGCGTTGATCTCCGGCCCGATCTGGGCCCACCTCGCGTGGGGCCGCTACTGGGGCTGGGACCCGAAGGAGGTCTGGGCGCTCATCACCTGGATCGTCTACGCGGGCTACCTTCACGCCCGCGTGACCGCCGGCTGGAAGGGCAAGCGCGCCGCCTACCTCGCGCTCGTCGGGTTCACGACGTTCATCATCAGCTACTACATCGTCAACTTGTTCATCTCCGGTCAGCACAGCTACGCCTGACCGATTCGCTAGCGTCGTCCGCATGGGTGCACGCATCGAGGTCGCGGGGCTGACGAAGTCCTACGGCGACCTCACCGCCGTCGACGACCTGACGTTCACGGTCGAGCCGGGCGAGTTCTTCGGCCTGCTCGGCCCGAACGGCGCCGGCAAGACCACCGCGCTGGAGATGATCGAGGGGCTGCGCCATCCCGACGGGGGCTCGGTCTCGATCGACGGCCACGACCCCTGGAAGCGCGACCCCGCGCTGCAGCGTCGCATCGGCGTGCAGCTGCAGTCCTCCGCGTTCTTCGAGCGGCTCACCGCCCGCGAGCAGCTGGCCACGTTCGGCGCGCTCTACGGCGTGGGGGGCGACCGCGTGGACGCCCTCCTGGAGCAGGTCGGGCTCGAGGACAAGGCCGGGTCTCGGGTCGAGGACCTGTCCGGTGGCCAGGCCCAGCGGCTCTCGATCGCGTGCGCGCTCGTGCACGACCCCGAGGTGGTCTTCCTCGACGAGCCGACCGCCGCCCTCGACCCGCAGGCGCGGCGCAACCTCTGGGACTTCCTCGAGGGCCTCAACGACTCCGGCCGCACGGTCGTGCTCACGACGCACTACATGGAGGAGGCCGAGGTGCTGTGCGACCGCGTCGCGATCATCGACCACGGCCGCCTCCTCGAGCTCGACTCGCCGGCCGCCCTCGTGCGCGGGCTCGATGCGCCCACGCGGATCAGCCTCGCGCCCGGAGCCATCGACGAGGACCGCGCCCGGGGGATCGGCGGAGTGGAGGCCGTCGAGGTCCACCCCGACCGCACGGTCCTGTCCACCCGCCGCCCCGCCGACGTGCTGACCGCGCTGGCCGGCCTCGACGCCCTCGACGGGCTCAGCGCCTCCGGCGCCTCCCTGGAGGACGTGTTCCTCAGCCTCACCGGACGGAAGTACCGCTCGTGACCGCACTGACCTCGCTCTCCCGCGCGATGCTCCTGGGCTTCGTCCGCGACCGGATGACCCTGTTCTGGGCCGTCCTGTTTCCGCTCATGTTCCTCGTGCTGTTCGGCGACCTGCTCACCAACGACGGTGCCCCGAAGCTCGAGGTCGCCCAGGTCGGCGACGTGGCGGCGCTCGACGACATGGCGCCCGACGCGCGCGAAGCCCTCGAGCAGAGCATCGAGATCACGCCGGCCACCGACGAGGCGAAGGCGTTGCGCGAGGTGCGCGACGGCGACCTCGCCGCCGTGATCACCGAGGAGGGCGACCGCCTCGTCGTGCACTACTCGCAGGCCGACCAGGTCACGGCGGCGCGGGTGCGCGGCACGTTCCAGGGCATCGTCGACTCCGCCAACCTCGCCGCCGCGGGCGGCACGCCCGCCTTCACGCTGGAGACGCAGCAGGTCGAGGACGAGTCGCTCGAGCCGATCCAGTACGTCACGCCCGGTCTGCTCGGTTGGGCGATCGCCATGAGCGCCACCTTCGGTGCCGCGGTCAACCTCGTATCGTGGCGCCAGTCCGGCCTGCTGCGCCGCCTGCGCCTGGCGCCGATCCGCACCTCGTCGGTGGTGCTGGCCCGCGTCGGTGTCAGCGTCCTGGTCGCGCTCGGCCAGACCGCGATCTTCCTGGGCCTGGCGGTGGGCGCGTTCGGACTGGTGCTCAGCGGGTCCTGGCCGCTCGTGATCCCGCTCGTCCTGGCGGGCACGCTCGCCTTCCTGTCGATCGGGCTGCTGGCCGGCTCGATCAGCAAGACCGAGGAGGGCGCGGTCGGCCTGGCGAACTTCATCGTGCTGCCGATGGCGTTCCTGTCGGGCTCGTTCTTCTCGCTCGAGGGTGCGCCCGACTGGCTCCAGGCGATCAGCAGGCTGCTGCCGCTGCGCCACCTCAACGAGGCGATGCTCGACGTCATGGTGCGCGGTCAGGGCGTGGAGGCGATCTGGGCACCGATGGCGATCCTGCTGGGCTTCGCCGCCGTCTGCTCGCTCATCGCCTCGCGCGTGTTCCGCTGGGACGCCTGACGCGCGAGGGTCAGAGACCGCGTAGGAAGTCGGGGTCGTCGTCGGGGCCCAGCGGGCGCGGCGGCGGACGCTTGCGAGGGCCGCCCGTGGAGCGGCCCTTGGCCACGCCGAAGATCAGCCACAGCGCGGCGCCGGCGTAGGGCGCCAGGACGATCAGCAGGGCCCAGCCCCACTTGGGCAGGTGCTGCACGCGGTCGCGCGGCGTCGCCACGAGGTCGTACAGGCTGTAGACCATGAGAACCACGGCCGCCAGTACGAGGAAGACCTTGCCCATGGCCAGAGCGTACCGACCCCGTTCCAGCGCCGCGCCGTGTTGACGTGACCTCACCGCCCGTCCCGTGCTCGGCGACGACAACTAGAATCCGAGGTATGAAGGCCTTCTGGACGTACACGCTCGCCCGACTCGGGGTCTTCCTCGTCACGTGGGCGGTGCTGTGGGGGATCTCCCGCCTCGTCTTCGACCCGAGCGCCGTCGTGGACCTGTGGGTCCTGCTGCTCGCGCTCATCGTCTCGTCGATCATCTCGATCCTCACGCTGAGGCGCCTGCGCGACCAGGTGGCGGTGAAGCTGCAGGAGCGGGCACAGGCTCTCAACGAGCGCATCGAGGAGTCGCGCCGTGCCGAAGACGTCGACTGAGGACCGCGACTGGTTGGCGGATGCGGTCCGCCGGGTCGAGGCCGACGCGAACCGCAGCGCCGACACCCACCTGCACGCCCTCGACCTGCCGTTCGACGGGGTGCAGATCTACCTCAAGGACGAGTCGGTCCACCCGACCGGCAGCCTGAAGCACCGGCTGGCGCGCTCGCTGTTCCTCTACGCGCTGTGCAACGGCTGGATCCACCGCGGCTCCACGATCGTGGAGGCGTCGAGCGGCTCCACCGCCGTCTCCGAGGCCTACTTCGCGCGGCTGCTGGGCCTGCCGTTCGTGGCGGTCATGCCGCGCAGCACGAGTGCCGAGAAGATCTCGCTCATCCAGTGGTACGGCGGTCGCTGCCACTTCGTCGACGACGCCCGGCTGATGTACGCCGAGGCGCAGCGCCTGGCCGACGAGTGCGACGGCCACTACATGGACCAGTTCACCTACGCCGAGCGCGCCACCGACTGGCGCGGCAACAACAACATCGCGGAGTCGATCTTCGCCCAGCTCTCGGCCGAGCCGCACCCGATCCCGGCGTGGATCGTCGTCAGCGCGGGCACGGGCGGCACGTCGGCCACGATCGGCCGCTACGTCCGTTACCGGCGCTTCCACACCCGGTTGCTGGTGGCCGACCCCGAGGGCTCGGCGTTCTTCGAGGGCTGGGACCAGGACCGGTCCGACGTCACGACCGACGTCTCCTCGCGGATCGAGGGCATCGGCCGGCCGCGGGTCGAGCCGTCCTTCGTCGGCGGTGTCGTCGACGAGATGGTGCACGTCCCCGACGCCGCCTCCATCGCGGCGATGCGCTGGACCTCCGACCTGATCGGGCGCCCCGTCGGCGGCTCCACCGGCACCAACATGTGGGCGGCACTCGGGCTCGCCGCGCAGATGGTGGCCGAGGGCCGCGAGGGCTCGATCGTCACGCTGCTGTGCGACGGCGGAGACCGCTACACGCACACCTACTTCGACGACCGCTGGGTGGCCGAGCACGGACTCGACCCGACGCCCTACCTCCAGCAGCTATCGGAGCTGACCAGCAGCGGGACGTTCACACCGGGCCGATGAACAGCCCGGCCGTCAGCCCGATCGCGTAGACGAGCTCGGCGATGCCCGTGTCCTTCAGGACCGGGATCAGCGCGGGTCCGGTCGCGCCCGAGCGCACGGCGGCCACCGAGCGGGCGGCCAACGGGATGCCGAGCCAGGCCAGCAGCGCCCACGGCGTCTCGGTGGCGCACCAGGCCACCACGAGGACGAAGGCCGTCATCACGAGCGCGGCGTAGAGCCAGCGCGTGCGCCGGTCGCCGAGGACCACCGCGAGCGTGCGCTTGCCGGTCTCGGTGTCGGTGGGGATGTCGCGCAGGTTGTTGGCCACGAGGATCGCGCAGGCCAGCGCCCCGACGCCGATCGCGCCCGCCACGCTGACGTCGTTGATCGTGCCGAGCTGGACGTAGGTGGTGCCGAGGACCGCGACCAGGCCGAAGAACAGGAAGCCGCTGCCCCCGCCGGGGGCGCGGTAGCCGTAGGGCTTCGCCCCGCCGGTGTACCCCCACGCCGCGAGGATCGCGAGCGCGCCGACGGCGATGAGCCACCAGCCCGACGTCGCGGCCAGCACGAGGCCGAGGGCGGCGCCGAGGGCCAGGAACGCGAGCGCCACGGCCTTGACCTTCGCTGGCGCGACGAGGCCGGAGCCGACGAGACGCAGCGGGCCGACGCGGTTCTCGTCGGTGCCCTTGATCCCGTCGGAGTAGTCGTTCGCGTAGTTCACGCCGACCTGCAGCGCCAGCGAGACGCCGAGCGCCACGAACCCCTTCCACCAGACGACGCCGTCGTCGAACGCGGCGGCACCCGTGCCGACGGCGACGGGTGCGATGGCGGCGGGCAGCGTGCGCAGCCGCGCGCCCTCGATCCACAGTTTCAGGCCGGTCGGGGAGGTCACCCCGTGAGTCTAGGAGGCGGCATCCGGGCCGGTCCTACAGTGGTCGGGTGGCCGCCTCCCTGTCTCCCGTCGCCGGTTCCGCCCGCGAGGTGCTGGAGCTGCTGCGGCCCTGGGTCGCCGCCGGCGGGCCGCCGCTGGTGATGCGCACGTCGGGCAGCACCGGCGAGCCGAAGTCGATCCGGCTGTCCCACGCCTCCGTGCTCGCATCGGCGCACGCCGCGCTGGAGCGGCTGGGTGGCCCGGGTCAGTGGCTCTCCGCGCTGCCGCCCACCGGCGTCGGTGGCCTCCAGGTGCTGGTGCGATCGATCGTCGCGGGCACCGAGCCGGTCTTCCTCGACGAGCACGCCGACGTGGCCGCCGCCGCGGAGGCGATGTCCGGAGTCCGTCGCTACGCCTCGCTGGTGCCGACGCAGCTCTTCCGGCTCGTCGAGGCCGGCCGGGCGGGGGACCTGGCGTCCTTCGACGCCGTGCTGCTGGGTGGTGCCGCCGCGCCGCGGGCGGTGCTCGACCGCGCCGCAGCGGCGGGCGTACGCATCGTGCGGACCTACGGCATGACCGAGACGTGCGGCGGCTGCGTGTACGACGGGCTCCCGCTCGACGGGGTGCGGCTGCGCATCGAGGACGACGGCCGCGTGGCGATCGCCGGGCCGGTGCTGGCCGAGGACACGGGGGAGTGGCTGGTCACGAACGACCTCGGCCGGCTCGACGCCGACGGCCGGCTCAGCGTGCTCGGCCGCGCCGACCAGGTGGCGGTGAGCGGCGGGGTCAACGTCCCGCTGGCCGCGGTCGAATCGGTGCTGCGCGACGAGCCGGGCGTGCTCGACGTCGTGGTCGTGGCCCAGCCCGATCCCGAGTGGGGCCAGCGCGTCGTGGCGTTCGTGGTCGGCGACCTAGACCGGGCCGGCGCCGCCACCGCGATCGAGGCCGCGGGCCACCCCCGCGCGTGGACCCCGCGCGCCGTCCACGTCCTCGACGCCCTGCCGCTGCTCCCGGGCGGCAAGCCCGACCGGGTCGCGCTGGCGGGAGGAAGTTTCGCCGTCACCGGGGAATCCGTCAGTTCCGTCAGAGGCCGCGGAGCGCCTCGGTGACGGGGGTGTCGCCTCCGATGACCTCGAACTGCTTGCCGATGGTGCCGTCGTCGGCGAGGGCCGCGGCGATGACGGCGGCGACGTCGGCGCGGGGGATCTCGGCGCGGTCGACGGTCTCGCCGACGGTCACCGAGCCGGTGCCGGGGCCGTCGGTCAGGGCACCGGGGCGCACGATCGTCCAGTCGAGGCCGCTGTCGCGCAGGGCGGCGTCGGCGTCGCGCTTCGCCTCGACGTAGGCCTTCCACACGGGCTGGACGTCGTCGCCGAGGTCGTTGTCGACGCCGATGGCCGAGACCTGGACGAAGCGGCGGATGCCGAGCGCCTTGGCGGCCTCGATCGACTTCAGCGAGCCCTCGAGGTCGACGCTGCGCTTGCGCTCGATCTTGCCGTCGGGCCCGCCGCCGGCCGCGAAGACGACGGCGTCGCAGTCGGTGAACGCCGTCGCGAAGTCCTCGGCCGTGGCCTTCTCGATGTCGAGCAGCCGGATGGCCGCGCCGGGCAGGTCGGCGGCGTGGTCGGGGTTGCGGACGAGAGCGACCGGGAGGTCGCCGCGTTCGGTGAGCAGAGGGACGAGGAGGCGGGCCACCTGGCCGTGGCCTCCCACGATGGCGATGTCGGACATGCCTCCACCGTAGGCAGGTCCCGAAGCGTTCGCCCGCCGCGAAGTTCGAGGCGCAGTGGAACCTGAGCGGTTCTCCGTGGATACTCTCGTGGGTGGAGTTCCGTACCTACTCGATCCCGATGCGCACGCGCTTCCGCGGGCTCGAGCACCGACAGGGGATGCTGGCCGAGGGCCCGGCAGGCTGGGCCGAGTTCAGCCCCTTCCCCGAGTACGACCACGTCGCGTCCCTGCCGTGGCTCCAGGCCGCGATGGAGGCGGCCTGCAAGCCGTGGCCCGAGCCCGTCCGCGAGTGCGTGCCGATCAACGGCATCGTCCCGGCCGTGGGCGACGGCGCCACCGCCGCCCGCACCGCGATCGAGAGCGGCTGCCACACGATCAAGATCAAGGTCGCCGAGGCCGGCGAGACCCTCGAGAACGACATCGAGCGCATCGCCGCGATCCGCGACGCGCTGCCCGGCGTGCTCATCCGCATCGACGCCAATGGCGCGTGGCAGGTGAAGGACGCGATCAAGGCGATCAAGAAGCTCGACCACGTCGCGCGCGGTCTCGAGTACGTCGAGCAGCCGTGCGCCACGGTCGAGGAGCTCGCGCAGGTACGGCGCAAGGTCGACGTCCCCATCGCGGCGGACGAGTCGATCCGCCGGGCGGCCGACCCGTTCCGCGTCCGCGACCTCGACGCCGCGGACATCGCGGTGCTCAAGGTGCAGCCGCTGGGCGGCGTGCGCGCGTGCCTGCGGATCGCCGAACAGATCGGCATGCCGGTGAGCGTGTCGAGCGCCGTCGAGACGTCGATCGGCCTGGCGGCCAGCGTCGCGCTCGCCGCCGCGCTGCCGGACCTGCCCTACGCCTGCGGCATCGGCACGGCCCACCTGCTCACGAGCGACGTCGTCGCCGATCCGCTCGAGCCGGTCGACGGCAGCCTGTGGCCCACGCGTCCGGTGCTCGACGAGGAGGCCTACGCGAAGGTCGCCGCGTCCGCCGAGGTCGACGAGCGCTGGCAGGCCCGGCTGGCCCACGTACGGGAGACCTTGTGACCGACGAGAGCGCCGTCGAGACGGCGCGAAGGCTCGTGGCGACCCTCCTCGCGCAGGAGGTCTCCGACGCGGTGCTCTCGCCCGGCTCCCGCTCCGGCCCGATCGCGCTGGCCCTGCACGCCGCCGACGACCAAGGGCTCATCCGCCTGCACGTCCGCGTCGACGAGCGCGAGGCCGGCTACCTCGCCCTGGGGCTGGCCAAGGCCTCCGGCCGACTGACCCCGGTCATCACCACCTCGGGAACCGCCGTCGCCAACCTGCACCCGGCGCTGCTCGAGGCGCTGCACTCGCGGATCCCGGTGCTGGCCGTCACGGCCGACCGCCCGGGGCACCTGCGCGGCACCGGAGCCAACCAGACCACGGTGCAGCCGGGCATGTTCCCCGGCATCACGTTCACCGACCGCATCACCGGGCTGGCCGGTGCCGTGCGCGGCGGCGGCCCCGTGCACCTCAACGTCGAGCTCGACGAGCCGCTCGTCGAGTCGGTCTCGTGGAAGTTCCCGCAGAATTCGTGGTCCATGAACACCCCGGTCGCGGGACGTACCCAGACCCTGGAGACTGGACCCCGCACGCTCCTCGTGGCCGGTGACGGCGCCGACCCGGCGCTCGCCGCCGTGGCGCAGCAGGCCGGCTGGCCGATCCTCGCGGAGCCGTCGTCCGGCCTGCGCGGCGCGCCCACGGCGGTCGCGTGCGGGCGGGTCGTGCTGGGTGGCCGGCTGATCGAGCGCGTCGAGCGGATCGTCAGCGCGGGGCACCCCACGCTGTCGCGCCCCGTCACGAACCTGCTGACCCGGACCAACCTCCCCACGATCCACGTCGGCGACGCGAGCACGTTCCCCGGCGTCCCCGGAGGGAACGTCACCTTCGCCGACCGCATCTCCGTGCGCGGAGGCGTGGGCGACGAGTCCTGGCTCCGCAGCTGGCTCCAGGCCGGCGACCGCATCCAGAACGCCCTGCTGCAGGCCGAGCAGTTCACGGTGGCCGACGCGGTCTGGAAGGCGGCCACGCGGGGCCTGCTCGTTCTCGGCTCGTCCAACGTCGTCCGCGACGTCGACCTCGTGGCACCGGTCCGCGCCCCCGGCCCGCGCGTCTTGGCGAACCGCGGCCTCGCGGGCATCGACGGCACCGTCTCCACCGCGATCGGCGCCGCCCTCGCCAGCTACGGCCGGGCGATCGCCCTGATGGGCGACCTCACGTTCCTGCACGGCGCCAATGGTCTGCTGATCGGTCCGATCGAGCCGCGGCCCGACCTGACGATCGTCGTGCTCAACGACGACGGCGGCGGCATCTTCCACACCCTCGAGCAGGGATCGCCCGAGTACTCGCTCGCGTTCGAGCGTGTCTTCGGCACGCCCACCCGCACCAAGATCGACGCGCTCTGCGCCGCGCACGGCATCAAGCACCGCCTCGTCGAGGCCGGTCAGCTGGCCGCCTACCTCTCGCGGGCGCCGGTCGGGATCGAGGTGCTGGAGGTGCAGGTCACGCGCGCCGGGCGCCGTGCCCTGCAATCGGTTGTCTCGGGTCTCGCCGCCGTCTAGGTTTGTGGCCAGCGTCACACCGTGTTGCGCTGGGCAGGAGTGGACATGGCCGACGAGTCGTTCGACCACATCGTCATCGGTGCGGGAAGTGCCGGAGGTGTGATCGCCGCGAGGCTCACCGAGGATCGCGACCGCTCGGTCCTGCTGCTGGAGGCCGGTCCCGTCGACCAGGACGACATGATCAAGATCCCGGCCGGGTTCAGCCAGCTGTTCAAGACCCGCTGGGACTGGAACTACGAGACCAGCGCGCAGAAGCACCTCGGTGGCCGCCGTGCCTACTGGCCCCGCGGCAAGGCCCTCGGCGGCAGCTCCACGATCAACGCGATGATCTACATCCGCGGCAACGCCGCCGACTACGACGAGTGGCGCGACGCCTACGGGGCCACGGGGTGGGGCTACGACGACGTCCTGCCGTACTTCGTGAAGTCCGAGGCGAATCAGCGCCTGTCGGGTCCGTACCACGGCACCGAGGGCCCCCTGGTGGTCGAGGACCGCCGGTTCACCCACGAGCTGACCTCGGCGTTCGTCGAGTCGGCCGTGGCCGCCGGCCTCAAGCGCAACGACGACTTCAACGGGGCCCACCAGGAGGGTGCCGGCGTCTACCAGGTCACCCACCGTCGCGGCGAGCGCTGGTCGGTCGCCGACGCCTACATCCGTCCGGCGATGGGCCGGCCCAACCTCACGGTGCGCACCGACGCGTTCGTCACCCGCATCCTGATCGAGGACGGGCGCGCCACGGGCGTCGTCTACCGCAAGCACGGGCAGGAGCACGTCGTCCGCGCGAACGCCGAGGTCATCCTCAGCGGCGGCGCGATCAACAGCCCGCAGCTCCTCATGCTCTCCGGTGTCGGTCCGGGGGCGCACCTGCGCGAGATGGGCATCGACGTCGTGGTCGACTCGCCCGGCGTGGGTCAGGGCCTGCAGGACCATCCCGTCGCCGGGACCCTCGTCTACACGCGCAACACCACCGACCTGGCCGACGCGATCACGCTGGGCAACATCATGCGGTGGAAGGCCACCAAGACCGGCCCGCTGGTGTCCAACATCGGCGAGGGTGGGGCGTTCTACGCCTCGCGCGACGACCTCGACCTGCCCGACATCCAGATCCACGTGGCACCGAGCGGCTTCTACGACAACGGCCTGCACGAGCCCGTCCGCCGGTCCGTCACGGTGGCGCCCACCCTGGTGAACGTGCAGAGCCGCGGCCGGATCCGGCTGCGCTCGGCCGACCCGTCGTGGCACCCCGAGATCGACCCGGCCTACTTCGACGACCCGGCCGACCTCGACGCGATGCTCGGCGGCTACCGGCGCATGCTCGAGATGGTCTGGCAGGGCCCCATGGCTCGGATGCTCGACGAGCCGTGGGAGCCGGCCGTGCGCAACCCCACGGACGACCAGATCCTCGACGTCATCGCCCGGCTGGGCCAGACGCTCTACCACCCGACCTCGACGTGCGCGATGGGTACCGTGGAGGGCAGCGTCGTCGATCCCGAGCTGCGCGTGCACGGGGTCGAGGGCCTGCGCGTCGCCGATGCCTCCGTCATGCCACGCGTCCCGCGCGGCAACACCAACGCACCCACCATCATGATCGGCGAGAAGCTCGCCGATCTCATCCGAGGAGCCTGACATGACCGCCACCATCGAATCCGGCGTCGACGCGGCCGAAGGCCCCACGCCCACGTTCGACTCGTTCAACCCCGCCACGGGCGACGTCGTCGGCACCCCCCCGATCGACGGCCGGGCCGGGGTCGACGCTGCCGTGGCCGCCGCGCGCGAGGCGTCCGCGTGGTGGCGCGCCCTGGGCTTCGACGGCCGCAAGGAGTACCTGCTGCAGTGGCGCAGCGTCCTGACCCGCCGGCTCAACCAGCTCTCCGACCAGGTGCACCGCGAGGGCGGCAAGCCGCACGGCGACGCCCTGCTGGAGGCGGGTCTGGCGATCGACCACATCGCGTGGGCGGCCAAGAGCGCGGGCAAGGTGCTCGGTCGCCACAAGGTGAGCACCGGCCTGCTGATGTCGAACCAGACGGCGTACGTCGAGTACAAGCCGCTCGGCGTGGTGGGCGTCATCGGCCCGTGGAACTACCCCACGTTCACGCCCATGGGCTCGATCGCCTACGCCCTCGCGGCCGGCAACGCGGTGGTCTTCAAGCCCAGCGAGTACACGCCCGGCGTCGGGCGCTTCCTCGTCGACACCTTCACCGAGGTCGTCCACGGCCGCCCCGTGCTGAACCTCGTCACCGGCCTGGGCGAGACCGGCAACCACCTGTGCACCGCCGCGGTCGACAAGATCGCGTTCACGGGATCGGCCGCCACCGGCAAGAAGGTCATGGCGGCGTGCGCCGAGAACCTGACGCCCGTGGTGATCGAGGCCGGCGGCAAGGACTCGCTCATCGTCGACGAGGACGCCGACCTCCAGGCCGCGGCCGAGGCGGCCCTGTGGGCCGGGATGTCCAACGCGGGCCAGACCTGCATCGGCACCGAGCGCGTCTACGTGCACGAGCGGGTGTTCGACCCGTTCATGGCCGAGCTGCTGAAGCAGGCCGAGGGCATCCGCCCGGGCTACGACGACGGCGGCGTCTACGGCCCCGCGACGATGCCCAAGCAGCTCGACGTGATCCGCAGCCACATCGACGACGCGCTCGCGCGCGGCGGCCGGGCGGTGCTGGGTGGCGCCGGAGCCGTGGGCGAGAAGTACG from Aeromicrobium phoceense encodes:
- a CDS encoding ABC transporter ATP-binding protein, whose protein sequence is MGARIEVAGLTKSYGDLTAVDDLTFTVEPGEFFGLLGPNGAGKTTALEMIEGLRHPDGGSVSIDGHDPWKRDPALQRRIGVQLQSSAFFERLTAREQLATFGALYGVGGDRVDALLEQVGLEDKAGSRVEDLSGGQAQRLSIACALVHDPEVVFLDEPTAALDPQARRNLWDFLEGLNDSGRTVVLTTHYMEEAEVLCDRVAIIDHGRLLELDSPAALVRGLDAPTRISLAPGAIDEDRARGIGGVEAVEVHPDRTVLSTRRPADVLTALAGLDALDGLSASGASLEDVFLSLTGRKYRS
- the ccsB gene encoding c-type cytochrome biogenesis protein CcsB, translated to MTLDQWAQLSNYLTGSAFAVLCVAFFCHVAEWLTARAKAPVAVAAGSGDVLPEDTDEAETDTPDRLVGVAVSLTVLGTLLLIGAAVTRGLATQRAPYGNMYEFGVTGTAIALSVYLVMVWRSKIQWMGGVVLAVCLFILAMSISTYTPAGPLVPALNTFWKYIHVTSIMTAAALFMVGAAASVLYLVKARAEERGSVGPVLERFPAAARIDQVAFRMNAVGFPLWTFGALISGPIWAHLAWGRYWGWDPKEVWALITWIVYAGYLHARVTAGWKGKRAAYLALVGFTTFIISYYIVNLFISGQHSYA
- a CDS encoding ABC transporter permease, whose protein sequence is MTALTSLSRAMLLGFVRDRMTLFWAVLFPLMFLVLFGDLLTNDGAPKLEVAQVGDVAALDDMAPDAREALEQSIEITPATDEAKALREVRDGDLAAVITEEGDRLVVHYSQADQVTAARVRGTFQGIVDSANLAAAGGTPAFTLETQQVEDESLEPIQYVTPGLLGWAIAMSATFGAAVNLVSWRQSGLLRRLRLAPIRTSSVVLARVGVSVLVALGQTAIFLGLAVGAFGLVLSGSWPLVIPLVLAGTLAFLSIGLLAGSISKTEEGAVGLANFIVLPMAFLSGSFFSLEGAPDWLQAISRLLPLRHLNEAMLDVMVRGQGVEAIWAPMAILLGFAAVCSLIASRVFRWDA
- a CDS encoding PLD nuclease N-terminal domain-containing protein, yielding MGKVFLVLAAVVLMVYSLYDLVATPRDRVQHLPKWGWALLIVLAPYAGAALWLIFGVAKGRSTGGPRKRPPPRPLGPDDDPDFLRGL
- the resB gene encoding cytochrome c biogenesis protein ResB, whose protein sequence is MSPRDKRNETASELRPVEFARWAWRQLTSMRTALLLLLLLAVAAVPGSFIPQRGVDARAVQAYYLDHPKLAPVLERLGGFSVFSSVWFSAIYLLLMVSLIGCILPRTRVYAQALRARPPKAPRNFARMPASERFETDRSVTEVLEAGRRALGRARIDVLQEGDTGELRAEKGYLREFGNLVFHVCVLVALVGVAAAALWGYRGNVIVVEGNGFSNTLSQYDEFSSGAMFDAQSGLEPWSLQLEDLLARFYVEGNQRGAPKLFRATGTYNEAGKDDDDFKIEVNHPLSVGSEDVFLVGQGYAPVIRVTDASGKVAFDGPVPFLPADSTYTSTGVVKVPDADGEQLGFQGFFLPTAFSSSPDKPSVSVFPGALNPRIGMNLWTGDLGLDEGVSQSVYSLDTSKMTQVKDGDGNFRVDIGPGESQELPGGGTIEFVELKQFARFQIGHTPVPWLPLLGVGLGILGLTASLLVRPRRTWIRARAEGSRTVVEVAALDRVPRDDLPAELDDLMSRLHAELGEQEKEKA
- a CDS encoding DUF4229 domain-containing protein produces the protein MKAFWTYTLARLGVFLVTWAVLWGISRLVFDPSAVVDLWVLLLALIVSSIISILTLRRLRDQVAVKLQERAQALNERIEESRRAEDVD